A window of Brachybacterium fresconis contains these coding sequences:
- a CDS encoding carbohydrate ABC transporter permease, which yields MSAVGELTQLAKSRKKGGPKEKHPDNKSALVFMAPWLLGFFGITLIPMIASFALAFTDYSLLAPPEFTGLSNIKEMIGDSRLHNSLVVTFLYVFVGTPLQLIMALLLAVLLNQGLKGLSFYRSVFYLPSLLGGSVAIAILWRQMFGANGLINQVGAMLGFENLPGWVSNPDTALGTIILLHVWTFGSPMIIFLAGLRQIPEMYYEAAAVDGASKLARFFRITIPLLTPIIFFNVVLQVINAFQSFTQAFVVSGGTGGPSDSTMFYTLYLYIKGFTQFDMGYASAMAWLLLIIVGIFTAINFFVSKFWVFYDD from the coding sequence ATGAGTGCGGTCGGAGAACTCACCCAGTTGGCGAAGAGCCGTAAGAAGGGCGGTCCGAAGGAGAAGCATCCCGACAACAAGTCGGCGCTGGTGTTCATGGCGCCCTGGCTGCTGGGGTTCTTCGGGATCACGCTGATCCCCATGATCGCGTCGTTCGCGCTCGCGTTCACCGATTACAGCCTGCTCGCGCCGCCGGAGTTCACGGGGCTGTCGAACATCAAGGAGATGATCGGTGATTCCCGCCTGCACAACTCGCTGGTGGTCACCTTCTTGTACGTGTTCGTGGGGACCCCGCTGCAGCTGATCATGGCGCTGCTGCTGGCGGTGCTGCTGAACCAGGGGCTGAAGGGGCTGAGCTTCTACCGCTCGGTGTTCTATCTGCCCTCGCTGCTGGGCGGATCGGTGGCCATCGCCATCCTGTGGCGCCAGATGTTCGGCGCCAACGGCCTGATCAATCAGGTCGGGGCGATGCTCGGATTCGAGAACCTGCCCGGCTGGGTCTCCAACCCCGACACGGCGCTGGGCACGATCATCCTGCTGCACGTGTGGACCTTCGGCTCGCCGATGATCATCTTCCTGGCGGGGCTGCGACAGATCCCGGAGATGTACTACGAGGCCGCCGCCGTGGACGGGGCCTCGAAGCTCGCGAGGTTCTTCCGTATCACCATCCCGCTGCTGACGCCGATCATCTTCTTCAACGTCGTGCTGCAGGTGATCAATGCGTTCCAGTCGTTCACGCAGGCGTTCGTGGTCTCGGGCGGCACCGGCGGCCCGTCGGACTCGACGATGTTCTACACGCTGTACCTGTACATCAAGGGCTTCACCCAGTTCGACATGGGATACGCCTCCGCGATGGCGTGGCTGCTGCTGATCATCGTCGGGATCTTCACCGCCATCAACTTCTTCGTCTCCAAGTTCTGGGTGTTCTACGATGACTGA
- a CDS encoding ABC transporter substrate-binding protein — MFTRRNALALGIAVPGLAGLAACGPNATGGGGGSGEDGSSSLRVAWWGNPARDENTQNVADAYEEENSDVTLNLEPGEWSGYWDKLATQTAGGDFPDVVQMDEKYLAEYGGRGALLDLAEAGLDTSEFAEGSVEVGELPEVGLAAINAGLNAVAFLINPVIFEEAGVDVPDDTTWTWDDLLDTAVQISEATEDGTFGMSQLGTIQGLFQIYVRQAGQDQYKDGAAGFDAETAAAWFEWAQKAQDDGAAPGASLAVEDGAQALDQTLFSTGKAAMTVAWSNQVVAHDELVPEGVTVLRPPSMTGSAADAELWYKASMYWAVSAQSANPEAAVAFVDYLVNSPDAGKILSVERGVPGNLTVREAIVPDLDEANTKAVDYLEAIESELGHPPEITPQGGGQFEDILTRAGEEMLFGELTPAEAGQRLVDNLSSALS, encoded by the coding sequence ATGTTCACTCGACGCAATGCCCTCGCTCTCGGGATCGCGGTCCCCGGGCTCGCCGGACTCGCCGCCTGCGGCCCGAACGCCACCGGTGGTGGCGGGGGGTCCGGCGAGGACGGGTCCTCCTCGCTCCGGGTGGCGTGGTGGGGCAACCCCGCGCGCGACGAGAACACCCAGAACGTCGCCGACGCGTACGAGGAGGAGAACTCTGACGTCACGCTCAACCTGGAGCCGGGGGAGTGGAGCGGCTACTGGGACAAGCTCGCCACCCAGACCGCCGGCGGCGACTTCCCGGACGTCGTCCAGATGGACGAGAAGTACCTCGCCGAGTACGGCGGACGCGGTGCCCTGCTCGACCTGGCGGAGGCGGGTCTGGACACCTCGGAATTCGCGGAGGGCTCGGTCGAGGTCGGTGAGCTGCCCGAAGTCGGTCTCGCCGCGATCAACGCCGGACTGAACGCCGTCGCCTTCCTCATCAACCCCGTGATCTTCGAAGAGGCCGGGGTCGATGTCCCGGACGACACCACCTGGACCTGGGACGATCTGCTCGACACCGCGGTGCAGATCTCGGAGGCCACCGAGGACGGCACCTTCGGCATGAGTCAGCTGGGCACGATCCAGGGCCTGTTCCAGATCTACGTGCGCCAGGCGGGGCAGGATCAGTACAAGGACGGCGCCGCCGGGTTCGACGCGGAGACCGCCGCGGCGTGGTTCGAGTGGGCGCAGAAGGCCCAGGACGACGGGGCGGCTCCCGGGGCCAGCCTTGCCGTCGAGGACGGTGCGCAGGCTCTCGACCAAACACTGTTCTCGACCGGAAAAGCTGCCATGACCGTCGCCTGGTCGAATCAGGTGGTGGCCCACGACGAGCTCGTCCCCGAGGGCGTGACGGTGCTGCGACCGCCGTCGATGACCGGCTCCGCCGCCGACGCCGAGCTCTGGTACAAGGCTTCCATGTACTGGGCCGTCTCCGCCCAGTCGGCGAACCCCGAGGCGGCGGTGGCCTTCGTCGACTACCTCGTGAACTCCCCGGACGCCGGCAAGATCCTCTCGGTCGAGCGGGGCGTTCCCGGCAACCTCACCGTCCGCGAGGCGATCGTGCCCGATCTCGACGAGGCCAACACCAAGGCCGTCGACTACCTCGAGGCCATCGAGAGCGAGCTCGGCCACCCCCCGGAGATCACGCCGCAGGGCGGCGGCCAGTTCGAGGACATCCTCACCCGCGCCGGCGAGGAGATGCTCTTCGGCGAGCTGACCCCGGCCGAGGCCGGTCAGCGCCTGGTCGACAACCTGAGCTCGGCCCTCAGCTGA
- a CDS encoding DedA family protein, producing the protein MDVTAWAIGLMELLGGPGIALVIAAEALFPPVPGEVLLPFAGVSAAANGQHVLVPILWTTAGSVLGGLGVYGVGRALGERRTRALIDRIPLLEQKDVDVALRFFARFGFPAVALARFVPMVRTLISIPAGIEKMPVSVFALATGLGSGIWNAVFVIAGYGFGLAGGELLEGFVRLYSLIVAGVGALAAIGLLTQRLRGRRRAAGEGTHDARPLSERAGGTAAVRERPSDVSPDSGPEPPTLDE; encoded by the coding sequence GTGGACGTCACCGCGTGGGCCATCGGTCTCATGGAGCTCCTCGGCGGACCGGGCATCGCCCTGGTCATCGCCGCCGAAGCGCTTTTCCCGCCGGTCCCCGGCGAGGTGCTGCTGCCCTTCGCGGGGGTCTCCGCCGCGGCGAACGGCCAGCACGTGCTGGTCCCGATCCTGTGGACGACGGCCGGGTCGGTGCTCGGCGGGCTCGGGGTGTACGGCGTCGGCCGTGCTCTGGGCGAGCGCCGCACCCGCGCGCTGATCGACCGGATCCCGCTGCTGGAGCAGAAGGACGTCGACGTCGCTCTGCGGTTCTTCGCGCGCTTCGGGTTCCCGGCCGTGGCGCTGGCCCGCTTCGTGCCCATGGTGCGCACGCTCATCTCGATCCCGGCCGGGATCGAGAAGATGCCCGTGAGTGTGTTCGCCCTGGCCACCGGTCTGGGATCGGGGATCTGGAACGCCGTGTTCGTGATCGCCGGCTACGGGTTCGGTCTCGCCGGCGGCGAGCTGCTCGAGGGCTTCGTCCGGCTCTACTCCCTGATCGTCGCGGGTGTGGGGGCCCTCGCCGCGATCGGGCTGCTCACCCAGCGTCTGCGCGGTCGACGCCGCGCCGCCGGCGAGGGAACGCACGATGCCCGCCCCCTGTCCGAGCGTGCGGGAGGGACCGCCGCCGTTCGCGAGCGGCCGAGCGATGTCTCCCCCGATTCCGGGCCGGAGCCGCCTACGCTCGACGAATGA
- a CDS encoding NAD-dependent protein deacetylase, which produces MSSERAPADGAGAAGSGRAGPVPESGRAGPAPGSGRAGPAPETGRAGPAADVGRWFSTATAAPLDGPGPTRGGPRMTAWGPMVGAEYGRRSPQDEVSDALGLLRGRPVAVLTGAGMSTGSGLPDYRGRDAVPRSPMTYQEFMGHDLARRRYWARSTVGWEQFNRARPGRSHRLLAALGEAVFSPTAVITQNVDGLHQAAGSAPVIDLHGRLDRVRCQRCDALSSRAALHSRMLTMNPELAARLPDLAADAAQAPDGDAEVDRTSSFRYPPCPLCGGILKPDVVFFGESARREVVASAFAALEEAEVLLVLGSSLTVQSGLRFVRAAGRQHKPVVILNDGPTRADPDATMRLHGRLEDVLAGWLPAAA; this is translated from the coding sequence ATGAGCAGCGAGCGGGCACCGGCCGACGGTGCGGGCGCGGCCGGCTCCGGTCGTGCCGGCCCGGTGCCGGAGTCGGGGCGCGCCGGCCCTGCACCGGGGTCGGGGCGCGCCGGCCCCGCGCCCGAGACCGGTCGCGCCGGGCCGGCCGCCGACGTCGGACGCTGGTTCTCCACCGCCACCGCCGCGCCCCTGGACGGGCCCGGCCCCACGCGCGGCGGTCCGCGCATGACCGCCTGGGGCCCGATGGTCGGCGCCGAGTACGGGCGTCGCAGCCCGCAGGACGAGGTGTCCGATGCCCTCGGTCTGCTGCGCGGACGCCCGGTCGCGGTGCTGACCGGTGCGGGGATGTCCACCGGCTCCGGCCTGCCGGACTACCGCGGTCGGGATGCCGTGCCCCGCTCCCCCATGACCTACCAGGAGTTCATGGGGCACGACCTGGCCCGGCGCCGCTACTGGGCGCGCTCGACCGTCGGCTGGGAGCAGTTCAACCGGGCCCGGCCCGGCCGCTCCCACCGGCTGCTCGCGGCGCTCGGCGAGGCGGTCTTCAGCCCGACGGCGGTGATCACCCAGAACGTCGACGGCCTGCACCAGGCCGCCGGCTCCGCGCCCGTCATCGACCTGCACGGGCGCCTGGACCGGGTGCGCTGCCAGCGCTGCGACGCCCTCTCCTCGCGCGCCGCGCTGCACTCGCGGATGCTCACGATGAATCCCGAGCTCGCCGCCCGCCTGCCGGATCTGGCCGCCGACGCCGCACAGGCGCCCGACGGGGACGCCGAGGTGGACCGCACCAGCAGCTTCCGCTACCCGCCCTGCCCGCTGTGCGGCGGGATCCTCAAGCCCGACGTGGTGTTCTTCGGGGAGTCCGCCCGGCGCGAGGTGGTCGCCTCCGCCTTCGCCGCGCTCGAGGAGGCGGAGGTGCTGCTGGTGCTCGGCTCGAGCCTGACCGTGCAGTCCGGGCTGCGGTTCGTGCGCGCCGCCGGTCGCCAGCACAAACCCGTGGTGATCCTCAACGACGGGCCCACCCGCGCCGACCCCGATGCCACGATGCGCCTGCACGGACGGCTGGAGGACGTGCTGGCCGGCTGGCTGCCGGCGGCGGCCTGA
- a CDS encoding ThiF family adenylyltransferase: MVSLPPLVEPGPELTGAQIDRYRRQITLAAIGTLGQRRLRAARVLVVGAGGLGTPALQYLAGAGIGALGIVDDDLVDLSNLHRQVIHGTDALGTAKVDSAAAAVRRLNPEVTVEPHHLHLSVENVVDLVRGYDLVLDGADNFATRYLVADASEITGVPVVWGSILRHHGQVSVFWPGRGAHYRDVFPEPPAPGEAPSCAEAGVLGTLPGMIGTIMASQVIQLVTGTGNPLVGTLTLWDEATSSTRSLRIERNPGRAPATRVEVPAAEDPACQAGGPTPEETLDAPALRRLLPTGVTVIDVREPWETAAGTIEGALTIPLGEVLDRGAEVLPGGVGGGEVVLYCQGGTRSAQALEHLRPAWSGREGHLRHLAGGYAAWVTARSQR; this comes from the coding sequence ATGGTGAGCCTCCCGCCCCTGGTCGAGCCCGGCCCCGAGCTGACCGGTGCCCAGATCGACCGCTACCGCCGCCAGATCACCCTCGCCGCGATCGGCACGCTCGGCCAGCGCCGCCTGCGCGCCGCCCGCGTGCTGGTCGTCGGCGCCGGGGGCCTGGGCACCCCGGCCCTGCAGTACCTCGCCGGCGCCGGCATCGGCGCCCTCGGCATCGTCGACGACGACCTCGTGGACCTGTCCAACCTGCACCGCCAGGTCATCCACGGCACCGACGCCCTGGGGACGGCGAAGGTCGACTCCGCCGCCGCCGCGGTGCGCCGGCTGAACCCCGAGGTCACGGTCGAGCCCCACCACCTGCACCTGAGCGTCGAGAACGTCGTCGACCTGGTGCGCGGCTACGACCTCGTGCTCGACGGGGCCGACAACTTCGCCACCCGCTACCTGGTCGCCGACGCCAGCGAGATCACCGGCGTGCCCGTCGTGTGGGGATCGATCCTGCGCCACCATGGCCAGGTCAGCGTGTTCTGGCCGGGCCGCGGCGCCCACTACCGCGATGTCTTCCCTGAGCCGCCGGCGCCGGGCGAGGCCCCCTCCTGCGCAGAGGCCGGGGTGCTGGGCACTCTGCCCGGGATGATCGGCACGATCATGGCCTCCCAGGTGATCCAGCTGGTCACCGGCACGGGGAATCCTCTCGTCGGCACCCTGACGCTGTGGGACGAGGCCACCAGCTCCACCCGCTCGCTGCGCATCGAGCGCAATCCCGGCCGGGCACCGGCCACGCGGGTCGAGGTGCCCGCCGCGGAGGATCCGGCCTGTCAGGCGGGCGGCCCGACGCCGGAGGAGACCCTCGACGCGCCCGCTCTGCGTCGCCTGCTGCCCACCGGCGTCACCGTGATCGACGTGCGCGAGCCGTGGGAGACCGCGGCCGGCACGATCGAGGGGGCGCTGACCATCCCGCTCGGCGAGGTGCTCGACCGGGGTGCCGAGGTGCTGCCTGGCGGCGTCGGGGGCGGTGAGGTGGTGCTGTACTGCCAGGGCGGGACGCGCTCCGCGCAGGCGCTCGAGCATCTCCGCCCGGCCTGGAGCGGCCGCGAGGGGCATCTGCGGCACCTCGCGGGCGGCTACGCCGCGTGGGTGACGGCGCGGTCCCAGCGGTGA
- a CDS encoding LamB/YcsF family protein, whose amino-acid sequence MTVTASVLDLNADLGEGYGDWSVGDDAAMLDVVTTANIACGGHAGDGGTMRAACRGAAARGVAITAHVAYPDLGGFGRRFLDIAPNDLTDLVIIQVGALQAMAAAEGTRVRGVKPHGALYSALAHHEGQAAAVVAALGELGGQLPLIAAPGAVAVDAARETGIEVVLEGFADRAYLPDGTLTPRGRPGAVLTDPAAVTAQARSIATEQRVRTADGSWRELPVRSLCLHGDTAGAVGLARAVRSDLEGVGVRLESAL is encoded by the coding sequence ATGACCGTCACCGCCAGCGTGCTCGACCTCAACGCCGATCTCGGGGAGGGCTACGGCGACTGGTCCGTCGGTGATGATGCGGCCATGCTCGACGTCGTGACCACCGCGAACATCGCCTGCGGGGGTCACGCCGGGGATGGCGGCACGATGCGCGCGGCCTGTCGCGGCGCCGCCGCCCGGGGCGTCGCGATCACCGCGCACGTCGCCTATCCGGATCTCGGTGGCTTCGGCCGCCGCTTCCTGGACATCGCCCCGAACGACCTCACCGATCTGGTGATCATCCAGGTCGGGGCCCTGCAGGCGATGGCCGCGGCGGAGGGCACGAGAGTGCGGGGCGTGAAGCCGCACGGTGCGCTCTACAGCGCCCTGGCCCACCACGAGGGGCAGGCCGCCGCCGTGGTGGCAGCGCTCGGTGAGCTCGGCGGGCAGCTGCCGCTGATCGCCGCCCCGGGCGCCGTCGCCGTCGACGCGGCGCGCGAGACCGGGATCGAGGTGGTGCTGGAGGGGTTCGCCGACCGTGCCTACCTCCCCGACGGCACCCTCACGCCGCGCGGCCGTCCCGGCGCGGTGCTCACCGACCCGGCGGCCGTCACGGCCCAGGCACGCTCGATCGCGACCGAGCAGCGGGTGCGCACGGCCGACGGGAGCTGGCGGGAGCTGCCGGTGCGGTCGCTGTGCCTGCACGGGGACACCGCCGGCGCGGTCGGGCTCGCCCGCGCCGTCCGCTCCGACCTCGAAGGCGTCGGCGTGAGACTGGAGTCGGCGCTGTGA
- a CDS encoding urea amidolyase family protein: MTGVHAATGASAPGDRLPPPLATHRAGEAALLAEYPDTAAVLAAAAAVRALELPHLVDLVPAERTLLLAGTASRDLQDLADLLRHLPAPPAEQADADEQTLAVTYDGEDLAETAELLGMSTDALIRAHTGAVWTVAFGGFAPGFPYLVAGGHDGNGHEADPDAPPWDVPRRAEPRTAVPAGAVGLASRYCGIYPRSSPGGWQLIGRTEAELFDVTRTPPALLTPGTRVRFTARRPSARPAGSSSALTRSRRGAGTVSERRARRWGQATVPIVRTMAALEALSPGPLLLLQDGGRPGQGAIGVSRSGAADRGALVRADLAVGNPAHAAVLEVLAGPLRVRALAPTIVAVAGAEAALTVHRSDPEGAEIDVPAGRDRDVPIALDPGDELELGPVAHGLRLVLAVRGGIHGVRRRERTDDPGSTHDSSDAPVLGSLSRDTLSGLGPAPLEAGDVLLVGATHGLDAVPATYAPAIDDEPGGGCPEDRGPDDGGDGAEEQDQPSADRASTGDAPSGPGPLEVPLHAGPRDELLGRAAMEALLGTDWTVRSDSDRIGVRLDGPALPVPEGAGSLPSEAMVPGAIQVPPSGLPVVFGPDHPTTGGYPVLGVVPRIGLDQLAQAAPGTMVRFQQIDDPTG; encoded by the coding sequence GTGACCGGGGTGCATGCTGCGACCGGTGCGTCCGCTCCCGGGGATCGGCTGCCGCCGCCGCTTGCGACCCATCGCGCCGGGGAGGCCGCTCTGCTGGCGGAGTACCCGGACACGGCCGCCGTGCTCGCCGCCGCGGCGGCCGTCCGTGCGCTGGAGCTCCCGCACCTGGTGGACCTCGTGCCCGCCGAGCGCACCCTGCTGCTGGCCGGCACCGCGTCCCGCGATCTCCAGGACCTCGCCGACCTGCTGCGGCACCTTCCCGCCCCGCCCGCGGAGCAGGCCGACGCCGACGAGCAGACCCTCGCGGTGACCTACGACGGGGAGGACCTCGCCGAGACGGCTGAGCTGCTCGGGATGAGCACGGACGCGCTGATCAGGGCGCACACCGGCGCCGTCTGGACGGTGGCCTTCGGGGGCTTCGCCCCGGGATTCCCCTATCTGGTCGCCGGCGGACACGACGGGAACGGACACGAGGCGGACCCCGACGCTCCCCCGTGGGACGTGCCGCGCCGCGCCGAGCCGCGCACCGCCGTCCCGGCCGGAGCCGTCGGCCTCGCCTCCCGCTACTGCGGCATCTACCCCCGCTCCTCCCCGGGCGGGTGGCAGCTGATCGGCCGCACCGAGGCGGAGCTGTTCGACGTCACCCGCACCCCGCCCGCGCTGCTGACGCCCGGCACCCGCGTGCGCTTCACCGCCCGGCGTCCCTCCGCGCGTCCTGCCGGCTCCTCCAGCGCTCTGACCAGGTCACGGCGCGGAGCCGGCACGGTCTCCGAGCGCCGCGCCCGGCGTTGGGGGCAGGCCACGGTCCCCATCGTGCGCACCATGGCCGCGCTCGAGGCCCTCTCCCCCGGACCCCTGCTCCTGCTGCAGGACGGCGGGCGACCCGGTCAGGGAGCGATCGGCGTGAGCCGGTCGGGCGCCGCCGACCGTGGGGCCCTGGTGCGGGCCGACCTCGCCGTCGGCAACCCCGCGCACGCCGCGGTGCTCGAGGTGCTGGCCGGGCCGCTGCGCGTCCGGGCCCTCGCCCCGACGATCGTGGCCGTCGCCGGGGCGGAGGCCGCGCTGACGGTGCACCGCTCGGATCCCGAAGGGGCCGAGATCGACGTGCCCGCCGGACGGGATCGGGACGTGCCGATCGCCCTGGATCCCGGCGATGAGCTGGAGCTGGGCCCGGTCGCACACGGGCTGCGGCTGGTGCTCGCGGTGCGCGGCGGGATCCATGGGGTGCGCCGTCGCGAGCGGACGGACGACCCCGGCAGCACCCACGACTCCTCCGACGCCCCGGTGCTGGGATCGCTGTCCCGGGACACCCTGTCGGGCCTGGGCCCCGCTCCGCTCGAGGCCGGCGATGTGCTCCTGGTCGGCGCGACGCACGGGTTGGATGCCGTCCCGGCGACCTACGCTCCGGCGATCGACGACGAGCCCGGCGGCGGATGCCCCGAGGACAGGGGCCCCGACGACGGCGGGGACGGGGCCGAGGAGCAGGACCAGCCGTCTGCGGATCGCGCATCGACCGGTGATGCCCCGTCGGGCCCGGGACCGCTCGAGGTCCCCCTGCACGCCGGCCCGCGCGACGAGCTGCTCGGCCGCGCCGCGATGGAGGCCCTGCTCGGCACGGACTGGACCGTGCGCTCGGACTCCGACCGGATCGGGGTGCGTCTGGACGGCCCGGCCCTCCCCGTGCCGGAGGGGGCCGGGTCGCTGCCCAGCGAGGCGATGGTGCCCGGGGCGATCCAGGTGCCGCCCTCGGGTCTGCCCGTCGTGTTCGGCCCCGACCACCCCACCACCGGCGGGTACCCGGTCCTCGGCGTCGTCCCCCGCATCGGGCTCGACCAGCTCGCGCAGGCCGCACCGGGGACGATGGTGCGGTTCCAGCAGATCGACGACCCCACCGGCTGA
- a CDS encoding NUDIX domain-containing protein — protein MPRLLPDPAYFATLPKVISSGSVILRDEHGHFVVEKPNYRDHWLLPGGGVDPGEDPRQCAQREVAEELGLDLEIGRLLAIDWLPSSAVRSAPMGVHFVFDAGVVPRAELEAQIVPQAEELDDWALIDEADADVLSVWGGARARRALAVLRGEAELDLAAHGSR, from the coding sequence ATGCCCCGACTGCTCCCGGACCCTGCCTACTTCGCGACCCTGCCCAAGGTCATCAGCTCCGGGTCGGTCATCCTGCGCGACGAGCACGGACATTTCGTGGTCGAGAAGCCGAACTACCGCGATCACTGGCTGCTGCCCGGCGGCGGCGTCGACCCCGGGGAGGACCCGCGCCAGTGCGCCCAGCGCGAGGTCGCCGAGGAGCTCGGGCTCGATCTCGAGATCGGGCGGCTGCTGGCGATCGACTGGCTGCCCTCCAGCGCGGTGCGCAGCGCCCCGATGGGCGTGCACTTCGTGTTCGATGCCGGGGTGGTCCCCCGCGCCGAGCTCGAGGCCCAGATCGTTCCGCAGGCCGAGGAGCTCGACGACTGGGCGCTGATCGACGAGGCCGACGCCGACGTCCTCTCGGTCTGGGGCGGCGCACGGGCCCGGCGCGCCCTCGCGGTGCTGCGCGGGGAGGCCGAGCTGGACCTCGCCGCCCACGGCAGCCGCTGA
- a CDS encoding MFS transporter, whose translation MSPSTSSLGPSAPDAGHAPTRSQRLDRLPFTRRHGKLLGASGIGWALDAMDVGLISFVIAALSVHWGISKSDGSLIASAGFAGMAIGASVGGLLADRIGRRSVFALTLLVYGLATGASALAMGVGALIVLRFIVGLGLGAELPVASTLMSEFAPARIRGRVIVWLEAFWALGWILAAVIGTFVAASGPTGWRWALAVGLVPALYSLVIRLGMPESVRYLEKVGRHEQAESVVVQFERSAGVDVPGGEADPAGPGAVGTVPAADDVRTTGGIWSRPLRRRTAALWAVWFCVNLAYYGAFIWIPTLLVDRGFTLTQSFTFTLIITLAQIPGYAMAAWLIEVLGRRWTLTLFLAGSALAATGYGLADSETMILVAGCLLSFFNLGAWGALYAIGPELYPTAVRGTGTGAAAAFGRIASMLAPFLVPVLVVTGGQVLAFAAFAIAFAVAAAAAFTLPEQRGRALAE comes from the coding sequence ATGAGTCCCTCGACCTCCTCGCTCGGCCCGTCGGCCCCCGACGCCGGGCACGCCCCGACCCGGTCCCAGCGCCTGGACCGCCTCCCGTTCACCCGCCGGCACGGGAAGCTGCTGGGCGCCTCCGGGATCGGCTGGGCGCTCGATGCGATGGACGTCGGCCTGATCTCCTTCGTGATCGCCGCGCTCAGCGTGCACTGGGGCATCTCCAAGAGCGACGGTTCGCTGATCGCCTCGGCCGGCTTCGCGGGGATGGCGATCGGCGCGAGCGTCGGCGGGCTGCTGGCCGACAGGATCGGCCGACGCAGCGTCTTCGCCCTCACCCTGCTGGTCTACGGTCTGGCCACCGGCGCATCTGCGCTGGCGATGGGCGTGGGCGCGCTGATCGTGCTGCGGTTCATCGTGGGTCTCGGCCTGGGGGCGGAGCTGCCGGTGGCCTCCACCCTCATGAGCGAGTTCGCCCCGGCGCGGATCCGTGGCCGGGTGATCGTCTGGCTCGAGGCGTTCTGGGCGCTGGGCTGGATCCTCGCCGCGGTGATCGGAACCTTCGTCGCCGCGTCGGGGCCGACGGGGTGGCGCTGGGCGCTCGCGGTCGGTCTGGTCCCTGCCCTGTACTCCTTGGTCATCCGACTGGGCATGCCGGAGTCGGTGCGATACCTGGAGAAGGTCGGGCGGCACGAGCAGGCCGAGTCGGTGGTCGTGCAGTTCGAGCGCAGTGCGGGCGTGGACGTGCCCGGCGGTGAGGCGGATCCTGCGGGCCCCGGGGCGGTCGGGACCGTGCCCGCGGCGGACGACGTGCGGACCACCGGCGGTATCTGGTCCCGCCCGCTGCGCCGACGGACGGCCGCGCTGTGGGCCGTGTGGTTCTGCGTCAACCTGGCCTACTACGGGGCGTTCATCTGGATCCCGACGCTGCTGGTGGACCGCGGGTTCACCCTCACCCAGTCCTTCACGTTCACGCTGATCATCACACTCGCCCAGATCCCCGGCTACGCGATGGCGGCCTGGCTGATCGAGGTGCTCGGGCGGCGCTGGACCCTGACCCTCTTCCTGGCCGGCTCCGCCCTCGCCGCGACCGGCTACGGCCTGGCCGACAGCGAGACCATGATCCTGGTGGCCGGCTGTCTGCTCAGCTTCTTCAACCTCGGGGCCTGGGGCGCGCTGTACGCGATCGGGCCCGAGCTGTATCCCACCGCCGTGCGCGGCACCGGGACCGGGGCGGCCGCTGCTTTCGGACGGATCGCCTCGATGCTCGCGCCGTTCCTGGTGCCGGTGCTGGTCGTGACCGGCGGGCAGGTGCTCGCCTTCGCCGCCTTCGCGATCGCTTTCGCCGTAGCGGCGGCGGCCGCCTTCACCCTGCCCGAGCAGCGCGGGCGCGCCCTGGCGGAGTGA
- a CDS encoding ribose-5-phosphate isomerase, which yields MGWKIVTGSDNAGFGHKSALKELLENDSRVESVVDVGVTGREDGTYYPNVAVEAAEKIAAGEADRALLICGTGLGVAIAANKVSGVRAVTADDLYSVQRSVLSNNAQVLCMGERVVGLELAKELVKVWLDLEFDPNSSSAAKVDAICAYDGSLDKA from the coding sequence ATGGGCTGGAAGATCGTCACCGGATCCGACAACGCCGGGTTCGGCCACAAGAGCGCGCTGAAGGAGCTGCTGGAGAACGACTCCCGCGTCGAGTCGGTGGTCGACGTCGGTGTCACCGGCCGCGAGGACGGCACCTACTACCCGAACGTGGCCGTCGAGGCCGCGGAGAAGATCGCCGCCGGCGAGGCGGACCGCGCGCTGCTGATCTGCGGCACCGGCCTGGGCGTCGCGATCGCGGCCAACAAGGTCTCCGGCGTCCGCGCCGTGACCGCCGACGACCTCTACTCCGTGCAGCGCTCCGTGCTCTCGAACAACGCGCAGGTGCTGTGCATGGGCGAGCGCGTGGTCGGCCTCGAGCTGGCCAAGGAGCTGGTCAAGGTGTGGCTGGACCTCGAGTTCGATCCGAACTCGTCCTCTGCCGCGAAGGTCGACGCGATCTGCGCCTACGACGGGTCGCTCGACAAGGCCTGA